In the genome of Populus alba chromosome 11, ASM523922v2, whole genome shotgun sequence, one region contains:
- the LOC118031684 gene encoding COP1-interacting protein 7-like, whose protein sequence is MVTMNSSTLLDYALFQLTPTRTRCDLVLFYGGKNEKLASGLFEPFISHLEFIKDQISKGGYSIKLCPPTKNAPWFTKGTFERFVRFVSTPAVLERFVSLEREILQIEESSVQANELSNTNVAGQLEEGTGPAANTITRKSSDSSKVYHFSMKFVD, encoded by the exons ATGGTCACAATGAATTCTTCAACTCTTCTTGACTATGCCCTCTTTCAACTCACTCCAACTCGAACCAG GTGTGATCTGGTTCTCTTCTATGGAGGCAAGAATGAGAAGCTGGCTTCTGGGTTATTTGAACCATTCATTTCACACCTTGAATTTATTAAAGATCAGATTTCCAAAGGAGGGTATTCCATCAAACTTTGCCCACCAACCAAAAATGCTCCTTGGTTCACCAAAGGCACTTTTGAGAG ATTTGTTCGCTTTGTTAGCACACCAGCAGTGCTCGAGAGATTTGTCAGTCTAGAAAGAGAAATTCTGCAGATTGAGGAGAGTTCCGTTCAGGCCAATGAATTGTCAAACACAAATGTAGCTGGACAACTGGAGGAAG GGACTGGACCAGCTGCCAATACTATCACGCGGAAGTCAAGTGATTCCTCCAAGGTATATCACTTTTCCATGAAATTTGTTGATTAA